One genomic region from Pseudomonas hormoni encodes:
- the ltaE gene encoding low-specificity L-threonine aldolase: protein MSVIDLRSDTVTQPTSGMLHAMANAATGDDVYGEDPTVNRLEAELANRLGFAAALFVPTGTMSNLLGLMAHCERGDEYIVGQQAHTYKYEGGGAAVLGSIQPQPLEVQADGSLDLSQVAAAIKPDDFHFARTRLLALENTMQGKVLPLEYLARARSFTREHGLALHLDGARLYNAAVKLGVDAREITQYFDSVSVCLSKGLGAPIGSVLCGSVELIGKARRLRKMVGGGMRQAGILAAAGLYALDKNVHRLADDHANAQFLADGLRKAGYSVEPVQTNMVYVQMGDQAEAIKAFAAERGIKLSAASRLRMVTHMDVSRTQIEQVVATFVEFSRN from the coding sequence ATGAGTGTTATCGATCTTCGCAGCGACACCGTCACCCAACCGACCTCAGGGATGCTCCACGCGATGGCCAACGCGGCTACCGGTGACGACGTCTACGGCGAAGATCCGACCGTCAATCGACTGGAAGCCGAGCTTGCCAATCGGTTGGGTTTTGCCGCGGCGCTGTTCGTGCCGACGGGCACCATGAGCAACCTGCTGGGCCTGATGGCCCACTGCGAACGCGGTGACGAGTACATCGTCGGCCAGCAGGCCCACACCTATAAGTATGAAGGTGGCGGTGCGGCGGTGCTCGGATCGATCCAGCCACAGCCGCTGGAAGTGCAGGCCGATGGCTCGCTGGACCTTTCGCAGGTCGCCGCAGCGATCAAGCCGGACGACTTCCATTTCGCTCGTACCCGCTTGCTGGCGCTGGAAAACACCATGCAGGGCAAGGTTCTGCCACTGGAATACCTGGCCCGGGCCCGCAGCTTCACCCGTGAACACGGTCTGGCCCTGCACCTGGACGGCGCTCGCCTGTATAACGCCGCCGTCAAACTGGGTGTCGATGCCCGTGAAATCACGCAGTATTTCGATTCGGTCTCGGTCTGCCTGTCCAAAGGCCTGGGCGCGCCGATCGGTTCGGTGCTGTGCGGCTCGGTGGAGTTGATCGGTAAGGCGCGACGCCTGCGCAAGATGGTCGGCGGCGGCATGCGTCAGGCCGGTATTCTGGCGGCGGCAGGTTTGTATGCCCTGGATAAAAACGTTCACCGCCTGGCCGACGACCACGCCAATGCACAGTTTTTGGCCGACGGGCTACGTAAGGCCGGTTACAGCGTCGAGCCGGTGCAGACCAACATGGTTTACGTGCAAATGGGCGATCAGGCCGAGGCGATCAAAGCCTTTGCCGCCGAGCGCGGGATCAAGTTGAGCGCTGCCAGTCGCCTTAGGATGGTCACGCACATGGACGTCAGCCGAACTCAAATCGAGCAAGTCGTCGCGACATTCGTCGAGTTTTCGCGCAACTGA
- a CDS encoding 6,7-dimethyl-8-ribityllumazine synthase produces MQPTAIDSKSKNHQGERVAFIQACWHKEIVDQSRKGFVAEMIAQGYQESEIDFFEVGGAFEMPLHAKLLAKTGRYAGIVAAALVVDGGIYRHEFVAQSVVSGLMQVQLETEVPVFSVSLTPHHFHAGEEHQKFFFDHFVHKGQEAAKTCADTLQKVRALRRTEPLAVAV; encoded by the coding sequence ATGCAACCCACCGCAATCGACAGCAAAAGCAAAAACCATCAGGGCGAGCGCGTTGCGTTCATTCAGGCCTGCTGGCACAAGGAAATCGTCGACCAGAGCCGTAAGGGCTTCGTCGCTGAAATGATTGCCCAGGGTTATCAGGAGTCGGAGATCGATTTCTTCGAAGTCGGCGGCGCCTTTGAAATGCCCCTGCACGCCAAGTTGCTGGCCAAGACCGGACGTTATGCCGGTATCGTCGCGGCCGCCCTGGTGGTGGATGGCGGGATCTACCGTCATGAGTTTGTGGCCCAGTCAGTCGTCAGCGGCCTGATGCAGGTTCAACTGGAAACCGAAGTGCCGGTGTTCTCGGTTTCCCTGACCCCGCACCACTTCCACGCTGGCGAAGAGCATCAGAAGTTCTTCTTCGATCACTTTGTGCACAAGGGTCAGGAAGCGGCGAAGACTTGCGCCGACACCCTGCAGAAGGTTCGTGCACTGCGCCGCACCGAGCCGCTTGCCGTAGCCGTCTAA